The following proteins are encoded in a genomic region of Strix uralensis isolate ZFMK-TIS-50842 unplaced genomic scaffold, bStrUra1 scaffold_223, whole genome shotgun sequence:
- the LOC141938640 gene encoding fermitin family homolog 3-like isoform X3, giving the protein MAGLKTASGEAIDGSFELQVEVEEGDAAGQPGPPAAPRALALRVTGDLHVGGLMLLIVESVGIRHPEELSLLRPPEEEEEGGEGRKGRAAPPPPDFDLSHLLLPAGEEGPRTEPLPHLPPGCYRMLAAPRGGLGPVAPPRPPRGNPLLRRTRLHARWLQSSRSLMEQDVADDEELLLRFKYHCVLDLDPERDELRLALLYEQARWALLTEEIDCTEEEMMLFAALQYHIDEVGGSGEPGGAGGGNDLDDLDTALSNLEVKLGGDAEPPGPLEELTTIPELAEELEIYRPRKLTLRGFRPTWAVLKEMSLSYGRSPPAPGEPLQQLNLRGCEVTPDVDVGAQKFCIKLLVAAPEGMSEIHLRCRDAPQYARWVAGCRLASRGRSLADASFEAEARGVLGVLGLQPGGGPSLPPTAPGAPQRPPPDPRVLLAPRFQRKVKAKQLVPRILEVLHRVGALSPAQARLRFVDAWRALPGFGLAYFLVRFKGGRRDEVLGVGPSRLLRLDPGTGSVTRTWRYSALRQWNINWDTQQVTLELEGEVTLALWVLSAPCQALHEFLGGYLCLGGRQPGQPLDLNLFHKLTGGQEPL; this is encoded by the exons ATGGCGGGGCTGAAGACGGCGAGCGGGGAGGCCATCGACGGCTCCTTCGAGCTGcaggtggaggtggaggagggcGACGCCGCGGGGCAGCcgggcccccccgcagccccccgcgcccTCGCCCTGCGCGTCACCGGGGACCTGCACGTCGGCGGCCTCATGCTGCTCATCGTGGAGAGCGTCG GGATCCGTCACCCCGAGGAGCTGTCGCTGCTGCGACcgcccgaggaggaggaggagggtggggaggggaggaagggcagagctgcccccccaccccctgacTTCGATCTCAGCCACCTCCTGCTGCCCGCTG GCGAGGAGGGGCCGCGGACGGAGCCcctcccccacctgccccccgGCTGCTACCGGATGCTGGCGGCCCCTCGGGGGGGGCTGGGCCCCgtcgcccccccccggcccccccgcgggAACCCCCTGCTGCGCCGCACGCGCCTGCACGCGCG GTGGCTGCAGTCCTCGCGCTCGCTGATGGAGCAGGACGTGGCCGACgacgaggagctgctgctgcGCTTCAAGTACCACTGCGTGCTCGACCTGGACCCCGAg CGGGACGAGCTGCGCCTGGCCCTGCTCTACGAGCAGGCGCGCTGGGCTCTGCTGACCGAGGAGATCGACTGCACTGAGGAGGAGATGATGCTCTTCGCCGCCCTGCAG TACCACATCGACGaggtggggggcagtggggagccaggtggtgctggggggggcaacGACCTGGATGACCTGGACACTGCCCTCAGCAACCTGGAGGTGAAACTGGGGGGCGACGCTGAGCCCCCTGGCCCACTG GAGGAGCTCACCACCATCCCCGAGCTGGCAGAGGAGCTGGAGATCTACAG gccCCGCAAGCTGACCCTGCGGGGGTTCCGCCCCACCTGGGCCGTGCTGAAGGAGATGTCGCTCTCATAtggccgcagccccccggccccgggggagcCCCTGCAGCAGCTCAACCTCAGGG gCTGTGAGGTGACCCCCGACGTGGACGTGGGGGCACAGAAGTTTTGCATCAAACTGCTGGTGGCGGCGCCGGAGGGGATGAGCGAGATCCACCTGCGCTGCCGTGAC gccccccagtACGCACGCTGGGTGGCCGGGTGCCGCCTGGCCTCCCGCGGGCGCTCGCTGGCGGACGCCTCCTTCGAGGCAGAGGcgcggggggtgctgggggtcctggggctGCAGCCGGGGGGGGGCCCCTCGCTGCCTCCCACCGCCCCTGGGGCCCCCCAGCGCCCACCCCCGGACCCCCGGGTGCTCCTGGCCCCCCGCTTCCAGCGCAAGGTCAAGGCCAAACAG CTGGTGCCCCGCATCCTGGAGGTCCTCCACCGCGTTGGGGCGCTGTCGCCGGCCCAGGCCCGGCTCCGCTTCGTGGACGCCTGGAGGGCGCTGCCTGGCTTCGGCCTGGCCTACTTCCTCGTGCG GTTCAAGGGCGGCCGCCGGGACGAGGTGTTGGGCGTCGGCCCCTCCCGGCTGCTCCGGCTGGATCCCGGCACTGGCAGCGTCACCCGCACCTGGCGCTACAGCGCCCTGCGCCAGTGGAACATCAACTGGGACACCCAGCAG GTGAcgctggagctggagggggaggtgACGCTGGCGCTGTGGGTGCTGTCGGCCCCGTGCCAGGCGCTGCACGAGTTCCTGGGGGGGTACCTGTGCCTGGGGGGGCGGCAGCCGGGGCAGCCCCTCGACCTGAACCTCTTCCACAAGCTGACGGGGGGGCAGGAGCCCCTCTGA
- the LOC141938640 gene encoding fermitin family homolog 3-like isoform X1, with protein sequence MAGLKTASGEAIDGSFELQVEVEEGDAAGQPGPPAAPRALALRVTGDLHVGGLMLLIVESVGVQRDWSDHALWWAQRRQWLLRPGRTLDALGVGGDARLRFAPQHRPLRLRLPNRRRLRLRLSFAQPLAHGVAQACRLLGIRHPEELSLLRPPEEEEEGGEGRKGRAAPPPPDFDLSHLLLPAGEEGPRTEPLPHLPPGCYRMLAAPRGGLGPVAPPRPPRGNPLLRRTRLHARWLQSSRSLMEQDVADDEELLLRFKYHCVLDLDPERDELRLALLYEQARWALLTEEIDCTEEEMMLFAALQYHIDEVGGSGEPGGAGGGNDLDDLDTALSNLEVKLGGDAEPPGPLEELTTIPELAEELEIYRPRKLTLRGFRPTWAVLKEMSLSYGRSPPAPGEPLQQLNLRGCEVTPDVDVGAQKFCIKLLVAAPEGMSEIHLRCRDAPQYARWVAGCRLASRGRSLADASFEAEARGVLGVLGLQPGGGPSLPPTAPGAPQRPPPDPRVLLAPRFQRKVKAKQLVPRILEVLHRVGALSPAQARLRFVDAWRALPGFGLAYFLVRFKGGRRDEVLGVGPSRLLRLDPGTGSVTRTWRYSALRQWNINWDTQQVTLELEGEVTLALWVLSAPCQALHEFLGGYLCLGGRQPGQPLDLNLFHKLTGGQEPL encoded by the exons ATGGCGGGGCTGAAGACGGCGAGCGGGGAGGCCATCGACGGCTCCTTCGAGCTGcaggtggaggtggaggagggcGACGCCGCGGGGCAGCcgggcccccccgcagccccccgcgcccTCGCCCTGCGCGTCACCGGGGACCTGCACGTCGGCGGCCTCATGCTGCTCATCGTGGAGAGCGTCG GGGTGCAGCGGGACTGGTCGGACCACGCGCTGTGGTGGGCGCAGCGGCGGCAGTGGCTGCTGCGCCCCGGGCGCACCCTGGACgcgctgggggtggggggggacgccCGGCTCCGCTTCGCcccccaacaccgacccctgcGCCTGCGTCTGCCGAACCGCCGCCGCCTGCGCCTGCGGCTCTCCTTCGCCCAGCCCCTGGCCCACGGCGTCGCCCAGGCCTGCCGCCTGCTCG GGATCCGTCACCCCGAGGAGCTGTCGCTGCTGCGACcgcccgaggaggaggaggagggtggggaggggaggaagggcagagctgcccccccaccccctgacTTCGATCTCAGCCACCTCCTGCTGCCCGCTG GCGAGGAGGGGCCGCGGACGGAGCCcctcccccacctgccccccgGCTGCTACCGGATGCTGGCGGCCCCTCGGGGGGGGCTGGGCCCCgtcgcccccccccggcccccccgcgggAACCCCCTGCTGCGCCGCACGCGCCTGCACGCGCG GTGGCTGCAGTCCTCGCGCTCGCTGATGGAGCAGGACGTGGCCGACgacgaggagctgctgctgcGCTTCAAGTACCACTGCGTGCTCGACCTGGACCCCGAg CGGGACGAGCTGCGCCTGGCCCTGCTCTACGAGCAGGCGCGCTGGGCTCTGCTGACCGAGGAGATCGACTGCACTGAGGAGGAGATGATGCTCTTCGCCGCCCTGCAG TACCACATCGACGaggtggggggcagtggggagccaggtggtgctggggggggcaacGACCTGGATGACCTGGACACTGCCCTCAGCAACCTGGAGGTGAAACTGGGGGGCGACGCTGAGCCCCCTGGCCCACTG GAGGAGCTCACCACCATCCCCGAGCTGGCAGAGGAGCTGGAGATCTACAG gccCCGCAAGCTGACCCTGCGGGGGTTCCGCCCCACCTGGGCCGTGCTGAAGGAGATGTCGCTCTCATAtggccgcagccccccggccccgggggagcCCCTGCAGCAGCTCAACCTCAGGG gCTGTGAGGTGACCCCCGACGTGGACGTGGGGGCACAGAAGTTTTGCATCAAACTGCTGGTGGCGGCGCCGGAGGGGATGAGCGAGATCCACCTGCGCTGCCGTGAC gccccccagtACGCACGCTGGGTGGCCGGGTGCCGCCTGGCCTCCCGCGGGCGCTCGCTGGCGGACGCCTCCTTCGAGGCAGAGGcgcggggggtgctgggggtcctggggctGCAGCCGGGGGGGGGCCCCTCGCTGCCTCCCACCGCCCCTGGGGCCCCCCAGCGCCCACCCCCGGACCCCCGGGTGCTCCTGGCCCCCCGCTTCCAGCGCAAGGTCAAGGCCAAACAG CTGGTGCCCCGCATCCTGGAGGTCCTCCACCGCGTTGGGGCGCTGTCGCCGGCCCAGGCCCGGCTCCGCTTCGTGGACGCCTGGAGGGCGCTGCCTGGCTTCGGCCTGGCCTACTTCCTCGTGCG GTTCAAGGGCGGCCGCCGGGACGAGGTGTTGGGCGTCGGCCCCTCCCGGCTGCTCCGGCTGGATCCCGGCACTGGCAGCGTCACCCGCACCTGGCGCTACAGCGCCCTGCGCCAGTGGAACATCAACTGGGACACCCAGCAG GTGAcgctggagctggagggggaggtgACGCTGGCGCTGTGGGTGCTGTCGGCCCCGTGCCAGGCGCTGCACGAGTTCCTGGGGGGGTACCTGTGCCTGGGGGGGCGGCAGCCGGGGCAGCCCCTCGACCTGAACCTCTTCCACAAGCTGACGGGGGGGCAGGAGCCCCTCTGA
- the LOC141938640 gene encoding fermitin family homolog 3-like isoform X2 yields the protein MAGLKTASGEAIDGSFELQVEVEEGDAAGQPGPPAAPRALALRVTGDLHVGGLMLLIVESVGVQRDWSDHALWWAQRRQWLLRPGRTLDALGVGGDARLRFAPQHRPLRLRLPNRRRLRLRLSFAQPLAHGVAQACRLLGIRHPEELSLLRPPEEEEEGGEGRKGRAAPPPPDFDLSHLLLPAGEEGPRTEPLPHLPPGCYRMLAAPRGGLGPVAPPRPPRGNPLLRRTRLHARWLQSSRSLMEQDVADDEELLLRFKYHCVLDLDPERDELRLALLYEQARWALLTEEIDCTEEEMMLFAALQYHIDEVGGSGEPGGAGGGNDLDDLDTALSNLEVKLGGDAEPPGPLEELTTIPELAEELEIYRPRKLTLRGFRPTWAVLKEMSLSYGRSPPAPGEPLQQLNLRGCEVTPDVDVGAQKFCIKLLVAAPEGMSEIHLRCRDLVPRILEVLHRVGALSPAQARLRFVDAWRALPGFGLAYFLVRFKGGRRDEVLGVGPSRLLRLDPGTGSVTRTWRYSALRQWNINWDTQQVTLELEGEVTLALWVLSAPCQALHEFLGGYLCLGGRQPGQPLDLNLFHKLTGGQEPL from the exons ATGGCGGGGCTGAAGACGGCGAGCGGGGAGGCCATCGACGGCTCCTTCGAGCTGcaggtggaggtggaggagggcGACGCCGCGGGGCAGCcgggcccccccgcagccccccgcgcccTCGCCCTGCGCGTCACCGGGGACCTGCACGTCGGCGGCCTCATGCTGCTCATCGTGGAGAGCGTCG GGGTGCAGCGGGACTGGTCGGACCACGCGCTGTGGTGGGCGCAGCGGCGGCAGTGGCTGCTGCGCCCCGGGCGCACCCTGGACgcgctgggggtggggggggacgccCGGCTCCGCTTCGCcccccaacaccgacccctgcGCCTGCGTCTGCCGAACCGCCGCCGCCTGCGCCTGCGGCTCTCCTTCGCCCAGCCCCTGGCCCACGGCGTCGCCCAGGCCTGCCGCCTGCTCG GGATCCGTCACCCCGAGGAGCTGTCGCTGCTGCGACcgcccgaggaggaggaggagggtggggaggggaggaagggcagagctgcccccccaccccctgacTTCGATCTCAGCCACCTCCTGCTGCCCGCTG GCGAGGAGGGGCCGCGGACGGAGCCcctcccccacctgccccccgGCTGCTACCGGATGCTGGCGGCCCCTCGGGGGGGGCTGGGCCCCgtcgcccccccccggcccccccgcgggAACCCCCTGCTGCGCCGCACGCGCCTGCACGCGCG GTGGCTGCAGTCCTCGCGCTCGCTGATGGAGCAGGACGTGGCCGACgacgaggagctgctgctgcGCTTCAAGTACCACTGCGTGCTCGACCTGGACCCCGAg CGGGACGAGCTGCGCCTGGCCCTGCTCTACGAGCAGGCGCGCTGGGCTCTGCTGACCGAGGAGATCGACTGCACTGAGGAGGAGATGATGCTCTTCGCCGCCCTGCAG TACCACATCGACGaggtggggggcagtggggagccaggtggtgctggggggggcaacGACCTGGATGACCTGGACACTGCCCTCAGCAACCTGGAGGTGAAACTGGGGGGCGACGCTGAGCCCCCTGGCCCACTG GAGGAGCTCACCACCATCCCCGAGCTGGCAGAGGAGCTGGAGATCTACAG gccCCGCAAGCTGACCCTGCGGGGGTTCCGCCCCACCTGGGCCGTGCTGAAGGAGATGTCGCTCTCATAtggccgcagccccccggccccgggggagcCCCTGCAGCAGCTCAACCTCAGGG gCTGTGAGGTGACCCCCGACGTGGACGTGGGGGCACAGAAGTTTTGCATCAAACTGCTGGTGGCGGCGCCGGAGGGGATGAGCGAGATCCACCTGCGCTGCCGTGAC CTGGTGCCCCGCATCCTGGAGGTCCTCCACCGCGTTGGGGCGCTGTCGCCGGCCCAGGCCCGGCTCCGCTTCGTGGACGCCTGGAGGGCGCTGCCTGGCTTCGGCCTGGCCTACTTCCTCGTGCG GTTCAAGGGCGGCCGCCGGGACGAGGTGTTGGGCGTCGGCCCCTCCCGGCTGCTCCGGCTGGATCCCGGCACTGGCAGCGTCACCCGCACCTGGCGCTACAGCGCCCTGCGCCAGTGGAACATCAACTGGGACACCCAGCAG GTGAcgctggagctggagggggaggtgACGCTGGCGCTGTGGGTGCTGTCGGCCCCGTGCCAGGCGCTGCACGAGTTCCTGGGGGGGTACCTGTGCCTGGGGGGGCGGCAGCCGGGGCAGCCCCTCGACCTGAACCTCTTCCACAAGCTGACGGGGGGGCAGGAGCCCCTCTGA
- the SCYL1 gene encoding LOW QUALITY PROTEIN: N-terminal kinase-like protein (The sequence of the model RefSeq protein was modified relative to this genomic sequence to represent the inferred CDS: inserted 1 base in 1 codon; deleted 1 base in 1 codon) codes for MWLFSRDPVRDFPFELGPPDPDPDPDPDPAADAAPAPLWRLLRGKRKADGAPVSVFAHSLGTGDAAATPLARAALRRLRSLRHPNVLGYLDSLETEQCLYLVTEAVTPLRRHLRLRPPTGDLGEQEVAWGLHQLLTALSFLGGSGLVHHALGLDAVFVDPGGDWKLGGLEQVAAASEGVPPRPPGVPPRPQDPPELSDSSRGQGEPWAGDMWRLGCLIWEVFNGPLPRPGALRSFGKLPAGLVPPFCELVAAEPSARPGPGQLLQRLQRPGAFLAXPLVHTGLFLEQLQVREAPERRSFLQELSTRLDALPGPFRRHKLLPRLLAALEFGSADASALPPLLKVAKVLDPPEYQERIVPVIVRLFSSPDRALRMQLLQQLEDYVEFLPEATVDAQIFPHVAHGFLDTNPAIREQTVKSMVLLAPKLGEGRRGRELPRLLLRVQAGDALGPLRCNATLCLGRLGPLLPPQTRQRVLAPALARATRDPFAPARAAAVAAFAATHGCYSPQECAGRVLPALCGLTADPHPGVRQQAFRAIRSFLDQLEAAAESGGAPEADPSSAAAAPGGPGGGSGGLGAAVSWAVTGVTSLTARLMGAEAGAPPQNPPQTPAEAPPAPPKEAPPEEPPLEEPPLEDPEGWDDDWGSLEDMELPRSPPASSKEDGGAPSHPPGPPPPDPPPTAPPPANKDEEGEWGVGGEWGTEDAWEALPSQQGPPPGTGRRQREQQRRRELEAKRRGGPRGAPKPGPPKLGARKLD; via the exons ATGTGGCTCTTCTCCCGGGACCCGGTCCGGGATTTCCCCTTCGAGCTGGGCCCCCCCGACCCcgacccggacccggacccggacccggcGGCGgacgcggccccggccccgctctggCGGCTGCTGCGGGGCAAGCGGAAG GCGGACGGGGCGCCGGTGTCGGTGTTCGCCCACAGCCTGGGGACGGGGGACGCGGCTGCCACCCCCCTGGCCCGGGCGGCCCTGCGGCGCCTGCGCAGCCTGCGGCACCCCAACGTCCTGGGGTACCTCGACAGCCTGGAG ACGGAGCAGTGCCTGTACCTGGTGACCGAGGCGGTGACGCCGCTGCGCCGGCACCTGCGGCTGCGGCCCCCGACGGGCGACctgggggagcaggaggtggCCTGGGGGCTGCACCAGCTCCTG ACGGCGCTGTCCTTCCTGGGGGGCTCGGGGCTGGTGCACCACGCGCTGGGGCTGGACGCCGTCTTCGTCGACCCGGGGGGCGACTGGaagctgggggggctggagcaggtggcGGCCGCCAGCGAGGGggtccctccccgcccccccggtgtccccccccggccccaggacccCCCCGAGCTCAGCGACTCCTCACGAGGGCAGGGTGAGCCCTG GGCGGGGGACATGTGGCGCCTGGGCTGCCTCATCTGGGAGGTCTTCAACGGGCCCCTGCCCCGGCCTGGGGCCCTGCGCAGCTTCGGCAAG CTGCCCGCGGGGCTGGTCCCCCCCTTCTGTGAGCTGGTGGCCGCCGAGCCGtcggcgcggccgggcccggggcagctcctgcagcgccTGCAGCGCCCGGGGGCCTTCCTCG TGCCCCTCGTCCACACCGGCCTCTTCCTCGAGCAGCTCCAG gTGCGGGAGGCCCCGGAGCGCCGGAGCTTCCTGCAGGAGCTGAGCACCCGCCTGGACGCTCTCCCCGGCCCCTTCCGCCGCCACAAGCTGCTGCCGCGGCTGCTGGCGGCCCTCGAGTTCGGCAGCGCCGACGCCAGCGCCCTGCCCCCCCTCCTCAAG GTGGCGAAGGTGCTGGACCCCCCCGAGTACCAGGAGCGCATCGTCCCCGTCATCGTCCGCCTCTTCTCCTCCCCCGACCGGGCCCTGcggatgcagctgctgcagcag CTGGAGGATTACGTGGAGTTCCTGCCCGAGGCGACGGTGGACGCCCAGATCTTCCCCCACGTCGCCCACGGGTTCCTCGACACCAACCCCGCCATCCGCGAGCAGACCGTCAAG tcgaTGGTGCTGCTGGCACCCAAGCTGGGGGAGGGGCGCCGGGGGCGGGAGCTGCCGCGGCTGCTGCTGCGGGTGCAGGCGGGCGACGCGCTGGGACCCCTGCGCTGCAACGCCACCCTCTGCCTGGGGCGCCTgggccccctcctgcccccccag acccGGCAGCGGGTGCTGGCCCCCGCCCTGGCGCGGGCGACGCGGGACCCCTTCGCCCCGGCGCGGGCGGCCGCCGTCGCCGCCTTCGCCGCCACCCACGGGTGCTACTCGCCCCAGGAGTGCGCCGGGAGGGTCCTGCCCGCCCTCTGCGGCCTCACCGCCGACCCCCACCCCGGCGTGCGGCagcag gctttCCGGGCGATCCGCAGCTTCCTGGATCAGCTGGAGGCGGCTGCTGAGTCCGGGGGGGCCCCGGAGGCGG acccctccagCGCAGCCGCCGCCCCGGGGGGTCCGGGGGGCGGgtcgggggggctgggggccgccgTGTCCTGGGCTGTCACCGGCGTCACCTCCCTGACGGCGCGGCTGATGGGGGCTGAGGCCGGGGCGCCCCCGCAgaaccccccccagacccccgccgaggccccccctgccccccccaaag AGGCCCCCCCCGAGGAGCCCCCCCTCGAAGAGCCCCCCCTGGAGGACCCCGAGGGCTGGGACGACGACTGGGGCAGCCTGGAG gaCATGGAGCtgccccggagcccccccgcaAGCAGCAAGGAGGATGGGGGGGCCCCCTCCCATCCCCCTGGACCCCCCCCACCAGAtcccccccccacagcccctccccCAGCCAACAAGGACGAGGAGGGcgagtggggggtg gggggggagtggggcaCCGAGGACGCCTGGGAGGCGCTGCCCAGCCAGCAGG ggccccccccgggcacGGGCCGGCGGCAGCGGGAGCAGCAGCGGCGCCGGGAGCTGGAAGCCAAACgccgggggggtccccgaggCGCCCCCAAACCGGGACCCCCCAAACTGGGGGCTCGGAAACTGGactga
- the TRPT1 gene encoding tRNA 2'-phosphotransferase 1, translated as MAAGGGGSAARRRRRREEDPSVALSKALSYVLRHGAAAVGLPMGPDGFAEVGALLQLRRFAGVSEEDVQRLVAADPKGRFTLRPDPLRIRANQGHSLQVPALELTPLQTPEALPPTLAHGTRRRLWAPIRAGGLAPMGRTHIHLAPGLPGDPGVRSGMRPDSEIAIIIDGPRALADGIPFFRSANGVILTPGDKDGRLPPKYFLRVLQLRPYRCQLLLEGTLHEEVGERPSHEDGASLLHEGHGHVSTSHEGHGARQKPINRSQP; from the exons Atggctgccggggggggcgggagcgccgcgaggcggcggcggcggcgagaggag gaccCGTCCGTGGCGCTGTCGAAGGCGCTGAGCTACGTTCTGCGCCACGGGGCCGCGGCCGTGGGGCTGCCCATGGGGCCGG ATGGCTTTGCCGAGGTGGGGGCCCTGCTGCAGCTGCGGCGCTTCGCGGGGGTCTCGGAGGAGGACGTGCAGCGGCTGGTGGCCGCGGACCCCAAGGGACGCTTCACCCTGCGCCCTGACCCCCTGCGCATCCGCGCCAACCAGGGGCACTCCCTGCAg GTGCCGGCGCTGGAGCTGACGCCGCTGCAGACCCCCGAGGCGCTGCCCCCCACCCTGGCCCACGGCACCCGCCGCCGCCTCTGGGCCCCGATCCGTGCGGGGGGGCTGGCCCCCATGGGGCGCACTCACATCCACCTGGCACCCGGCCTGCCTGGGGACCCCGGCGTGCGCAGCG GGATGAGGCCGGACTCCGAGATCGCCATCATCATCGACGGCCCCCGGGCGCTGGCGG ACGGGATCCCCTTTTTCCGCTCAGCCAACGGGGTGATCCTGACGCCGGGGGACAAGGACGGGCGACTGCCCCCAAAATATTTCCTCCGTGTCCTGCAGCTGCGGCCATACC GgtgtcagctgctgctggaggggactTTGCACGAGGAGGTGGGTGAGAGGCCCTCGCACGAGGATGGTGCAAGCCTCTTGCACGAGGGCCATGGGCATGTGAGCACCTCGCACGAGGGCCACGGTGCCCGACAGAAGCCAATAAACCGTTCACAGCCGTGA